DNA from Triplophysa rosa linkage group LG12, Trosa_1v2, whole genome shotgun sequence:
CATGAAATATCCTACAACTAGCAACACTTACGCCTTACGTATTTTCTTTACATATTATTTGTTatcaaataaaaagcaaaaataataatCTGCTGGTGTATGGATCACAAGTTTATCTGGACTAGTTAATAGGACCGTTTCAGACATTCGTGACGTGCACTTTCACCTGAAGAAGTTTGGGAACATGTGCGCTTACCTGGCCCACACAGTCTGCTGTAATGATATGGATTGCAGCACACAACCGGACCGTCCTGAGCACCGAAGCTCTTGCACTCACAGAGTGCTTTAAGCTGGGCAGTGTGCTGAAGATCTGACCACCGGTAAAGCTTACAGATAAGCAGCTGTGGAGGAGCCATGTGACCACCCAGACGCAGCTCAGTCCGCGATACCATTACACAGTCACTCGGCATCCCTCCTTTGGACTCCACGGCCTCCAACAAAGTATCCAACGTTTTCTCTTTTAGCCTTTTCAATAGCGAATAGGTGGCGGTCTTGAGCTCCTGCTCCATGACGGAGCGAGGTTTCGTCTCCTGGCTCTCAAAAAGACCTGGGTCCCGAGAAGACCCAATGTTCCTCAACGCGAACTGACACGAGCCTGGCTCTTTACCTTGAGCCGCCTCCGGGCTTCTAGATCCAGAATGATGGTCCCGATCTTTAAACAAACAGCAAGTAACTGTTCTACAATCACTGTCCTGCACAGACCGAGGGCTTCCCTGCTCCAGAACACACACCGTACCCCCATCTTGGTCCAAAACTCCCCCCGATGAGCTTCCGCCGCGCTCAGTGGGATTCCTCGTACACAGTTCCCCATAGTCCACGCCAAGAGACCCGCTCGGGGTCATCGGTCTGAACTCCGTCTTGGGAATTTTCTCTGGGTTGGTGCCAAGTAGATCGTCCCGAGACCCCTCGCCGCTTTTGCCATATCCATCGCCCCCCTCTTTATCTGGAATCAAACGGCTTCTCCAGAGTCGCCGCACAAGACCTGAGCGTTTCGTCCTGAACATACGACAACTTGAAACTCTAGATGTGTTCTTATTTACGTTCAGATCTTCGCGATTCAAAACAATCTCTGTGGTCGTGCAACATTAATGTTTGCCGAACGCTGTGCAGCGCGTGCACAGCCGAGCACCGTATATCGGTGGCAAAGCCACAACATTAGTTTTTAAGGCacaatattatattgcattaaaatacaacatactACACAAAGAGTATACGAACATTAAAATGCATTCATCTTAGAAGAATGCTGTCAGGTACAATGTTTGTAAAGCGGACATACAAGGCAATAGTTCTAAATGTTAAATGCACTACAGATTTAAAGGGAACAAGTAATTATTCACCGCTTCAAATTACAAAGACAGAGACATCGCTGGCAAAAAATGCAATCGAGTTAGCGAAAAACTTGCGCGTTCTTAAATGTTTTCGGACTTTGAAACGCGTTCAAATCCACTCTTCTGGTCTGGTGAAGCTGCTCCTCGGTGCAATAAAATCCACAGACAATACCTCGCAGAATTTACAATTCCGGTTGTTTTCCACTATTCCAGCGCACTCCAAAAATATCCGTGCGCGCCCGGGTCAGAAAAGAAACAATCCGTGGACTTATAATACGCTCTTGGTTCCGCGTTCAGACCTGGTCAAACTGCAACCCAGATTGGTTGCAGTTCTCTCTTTCTccgtttctttctctttttccttttttctccccctgtcacacacacacatacacatacgcgcgcacacacagggCCCCCGAGGAGAGCGATGGAGCCATTGGCTGACTACCATCATGTGCTAGTCTAGACACTTTGGCGGCTCTGAGCTGCACTGATTGTTGCGCAAACAAGGTTTCAAGTTTCTTAACTCTTAAAGGCGTAACATCCATCTATTGCTTTATCCTTCATATATCCCAATAAgatgattgtttgtttttaatagaaagaaaaactgagtctaaattaaaacaaatgtaaaaatccaagaattattaaaaaaacattttcgaGATTAAATTAATGTAAGGTCTCAAAGGGTCGTGAACTTTAACCAGGGTTTTTAAGATGGGCCGTCTGTAATATAACGACACATTTAACGTCTTTAAACGCTTCTATGTTAAATTTAAAACCCAATAATATAGTAgatttttcttaattatttgcatgtattactACGAAATATCCACGTTTTATTTTCTTATATCAGCAACTATCACGTGAAATCACACGTTAGAGCAACATTACATAGCAAATAAATCCGCATGCAGTTACCTGCTCCATACGATTTTTTTCGTGGAGTGGGAAGCGCGTGAATTCCACAGAATGACCTCATGAGTTGCGGGGGCCTCTCATTCGGGTGCGAATTCCAGCTATGGGCAATGTAGAAACCGTGAGATAAATCCCCCCTAAATATCCACAGCCTACAAGTAATATGTAACACTTTCACGTAAACACTACACCAAAAGCCAGCTTGTTGTTGCGTTCTGTGACTTCTGGTTAAATTCTCAATTGATAATTAAAATActtaatctttatttatttatttggcgaTCATTGCATCACGCTATGAAGTTATGACTAACGTTTTAACGTCTTTAAACAAATACATTGCAGCGTTAAATAGGATACATCAGTTCCATATCCTTATGCTAAATGCATGTTGCCGTCAAAACAGTGTAAAAAATTGTCAATTGGTGCTAAACATCTTGCATTTTTCTGACAAACACAACTTGCTGACAACAAAACCCGACTACGAGTgttatgaattatttaaaatatttttaaaatattttatttattctaacgtatttttctattatttttactCAGGGAAATCCTTTTCTTCATTCGCGCTTTCCATTTCATTCTTCAAGCGTGTGCTGTGCACATAAGGAGTTAAATGCTTCAGCTGGAGTAGACCGGGCGGGGCGACATCTTTCAATGTATTAACTTGCACAAAGTAGCAAAAGTTCAGCAACAAACTCCGCCGATTGGTTCCCCAACGTTAACGACACGCCCCCTGAGACAGGGATTGGTTGGAAGATAAATCACGCACATACAGTAGACGCGCCCACAGTTGTTGCAATTGACAGTGAATGAAATAAATTCCCCATTTCCTGGCAAGTTGCCAAGAAGTAGAGCACAATATTTGACACGCTTATTCGGCAGAAGCTATGTAAATACACTCTTAACAATGGGCTTGTGCTGACAGCCTTATTTATCAAGTGATCAGGAAGATGTCAAATTAAGTTGTGTGGGAGGTTTAAAAACGTCAAATAAGAGCTGTAAACATGCTACagtgaaaaatattttgtttaaatctacaTTGATTTAATAGGACTTTAATAACTCTTCATGACAGCTGGAGGCGAGATTTGCAATTCCTGAATAAAAGACAAATGTATCAGAAAGTTttaaacagtaaataaataaattaagttttaTTCATAAGCTAACAAGCAGACACACCTGTCCTCTCCTTCTGTCTCTTGCTCTGCCAGTCGAAGTCGTGTTTGCCTGTGTGTAAGTGGGAATCGGATTTCCATGGCAGGTTCATGGGGGTTAGAGAGAGAGTCTACAGAGCCCCTCAT
Protein-coding regions in this window:
- the smad6b gene encoding mothers against decapentaplegic homolog 6b; protein product: MFRTKRSGLVRRLWRSRLIPDKEGGDGYGKSGEGSRDDLLGTNPEKIPKTEFRPMTPSGSLGVDYGELCTRNPTERGGSSSGGVLDQDGGTVCVLEQGSPRSVQDSDCRTVTCCLFKDRDHHSGSRSPEAAQGKEPGSCQFALRNIGSSRDPGLFESQETKPRSVMEQELKTATYSLLKRLKEKTLDTLLEAVESKGGMPSDCVMVSRTELRLGGHMAPPQLLICKLYRWSDLQHTAQLKALCECKSFGAQDGPVVCCNPYHYSRLCGPESPPPPYSRLSPSEEHKPLDLSDSTLSYTETEAASSPNATQGEFSDASLSPDAAKQSHWCNVAYWEHRTRVGRLYTVYQPAVSIFYDLPQGTGFCLGQLSLDQRSSTVQRTRRKIGYGLLLSKEPDGVWAYNRSQHPIFVNSPTLDVPGSRSLVVRKVMPGYSIKVFDFERSAVLRQGAESELLEGPYDPNSVRISFAKGWGPCYSRQFITSCPCWLEILLSNHR